One window from the genome of Streptomyces sp. Alt3 encodes:
- a CDS encoding DUF6009 family protein produces MSSLLQESQLTHEANVVWLEDLDELDYVRQALDKSARRSGKPRYARDGRMVGYAELDRDAEASPDSGLFQRRTFFLLPHDRPNDPEGLYKEGAPGEAVDPRTIDPRRVGEKTPRSQGKHRNEIVPS; encoded by the coding sequence ATGAGCTCGCTGCTGCAGGAAAGCCAGCTCACACACGAGGCGAACGTGGTGTGGCTGGAAGACCTCGACGAACTTGACTACGTCCGCCAGGCGCTCGACAAGAGCGCCCGGCGTAGCGGGAAGCCCCGTTACGCGAGGGATGGACGGATGGTCGGCTACGCGGAGCTCGACAGGGACGCCGAGGCCAGCCCCGACAGCGGTCTCTTCCAGCGCCGCACGTTCTTCCTGCTGCCCCACGACAGACCGAACGACCCCGAGGGCCTCTACAAGGAGGGTGCCCCGGGCGAGGCGGTCGACCCGCGGACGATCGACCCACGTCGGGTGGGGGAGAAGACTCCGCGTTCGCAGGGGAAGCACAGGAACGAGATAGTGCCCTCTTGA
- a CDS encoding DNA primase family protein — translation MSSAESSRFDAAAAAQQMLDFEAAAPAWVPPQQVQAPAVTDMPALLPPMLTDRGNAKLFAQLYSDQFRHVEGLGWYCWDQFRWKRVGGEKAALWAAGDMAEQMSPTDPRGIFSDREIAHHRRRTMSTSGMKALLHQAKAAPVLSLDPDVLDGDAYSLCTPAGVVDLRNGRLHKPDPLRDLHSRATNVAPQATPTPRWHAFLDDTFGADTKGQEMIDFLHLLLGYSITGDVGAQVLPFLWGKGANGKSVLLDVMIQVMGDYADAAPPGFLMDKGNFAEHSTELTELHGRRIFVCSELKPNDKFDEARVKLLTGGDKIKARRMRQDYFSFTPTHKLWLLGNHQPEVGTGGHAFWRRIRLIPFERVVAADRKIDNLAGELVEEEGPGILHWLIQGAMRYLTSRDPLTGPSSVRLATAAYETTEDHIGRFLSEACARQGPDTGDLRVEQGLLYATYTAWCSSEGIRADTARAFAGRIRQEIGLASPAEMLKSSGKKYYPALALLPDDLVRPDGPAGRRA, via the coding sequence ATGAGTAGCGCCGAGAGCAGCCGCTTCGATGCGGCCGCCGCCGCTCAGCAGATGCTCGACTTCGAGGCTGCTGCCCCCGCGTGGGTCCCTCCGCAGCAGGTACAGGCGCCTGCCGTGACGGACATGCCTGCTCTGTTGCCGCCCATGCTCACTGACCGCGGCAACGCGAAGCTCTTCGCCCAGCTCTACAGCGACCAGTTCCGTCATGTCGAAGGCCTCGGCTGGTACTGCTGGGACCAGTTCCGGTGGAAGCGGGTCGGCGGCGAGAAGGCCGCTCTGTGGGCCGCAGGCGACATGGCCGAGCAGATGTCGCCCACCGATCCCCGCGGCATCTTCAGCGACCGGGAGATCGCCCATCACCGTCGCCGGACCATGTCGACGAGCGGGATGAAGGCGCTGCTCCACCAGGCGAAGGCCGCACCGGTGCTCAGCCTCGACCCCGATGTACTCGACGGCGACGCCTACTCGCTGTGTACTCCCGCAGGTGTTGTCGATCTGCGCAACGGACGGCTGCACAAGCCTGATCCACTGCGGGACCTGCACTCGCGCGCCACCAACGTGGCTCCCCAGGCCACGCCGACCCCTCGCTGGCACGCCTTCCTGGACGACACCTTCGGTGCTGACACCAAGGGCCAGGAGATGATCGACTTCCTGCACCTGCTGCTCGGGTACTCCATCACCGGAGACGTTGGCGCGCAGGTCCTGCCTTTCCTCTGGGGCAAGGGCGCCAACGGGAAGTCCGTTCTGCTCGACGTCATGATCCAGGTCATGGGGGATTACGCGGATGCGGCCCCGCCCGGTTTCCTGATGGACAAGGGCAACTTCGCGGAGCATTCGACGGAGCTCACGGAGCTGCACGGCCGCCGCATCTTCGTCTGCAGCGAGCTCAAGCCCAACGACAAGTTCGACGAGGCCCGGGTCAAGCTTCTGACGGGCGGGGACAAGATCAAGGCCCGCCGCATGCGGCAGGACTACTTCAGCTTCACTCCCACCCACAAGCTCTGGCTGCTCGGCAACCACCAGCCCGAGGTCGGGACAGGGGGCCACGCGTTCTGGCGGCGCATCCGTCTCATCCCCTTCGAACGCGTGGTCGCCGCCGACCGGAAGATCGACAACCTTGCCGGTGAGCTCGTGGAAGAGGAGGGCCCGGGCATCCTGCACTGGCTGATCCAGGGCGCGATGCGCTACCTCACCAGCCGTGACCCGCTGACCGGCCCCTCCTCCGTACGGCTGGCCACCGCCGCGTACGAGACCACCGAGGACCACATCGGACGGTTCCTCAGTGAGGCATGCGCGCGCCAGGGGCCGGACACCGGAGACCTGCGTGTCGAGCAGGGGCTCCTCTACGCGACCTACACCGCCTGGTGCAGTTCCGAGGGGATCCGGGCCGACACCGCGCGAGCCTTCGCTGGCCGTATCCGGCAGGAGATCGGGCTCGCGTCCCCCGCCGAGATGCTGAAGTCGAGCGGCAAGAAGTACTACCCGGCCCTGGCCCTGCTCCCGGACGACCTCGTCCGTCCTGACGGACCGGCAGGCAGGCGCGCATGA
- a CDS encoding bifunctional DNA primase/polymerase yields the protein MQRPADTASPDVAKQPRPADVARWLASRQWPVHPLAPGRKTPAANCEQCRVRSHEPSDCPCHRQGKWCHGFHSATTDLARIEDWWSREPRAGVAVSCGPAHLVVLDVDAHAAQVPDRDRLLPGIQIPEQVDLSGLASGFDTLALLAAYRKEANPAEDETTLRVRTPSGGLHIWYVNSHPAVRYRSSTGSSPRTALAWQVDVRAHGGYIVAPTTRTSAGAYTPLGEVRDPAPLPAWLSAELRRTGHVIQATPVPGPRPAGRARLPRTGAGQALLQPLIETVRECAAAAEGTGFTEKLNRAAYTAGGLAGAGYLNQAEARQELTEAAHYARPHQTRRSETIIDAALSAGASRPFHPKGLA from the coding sequence GTGCAGCGCCCCGCCGACACCGCCTCGCCCGACGTCGCGAAACAGCCGCGACCCGCGGACGTCGCTCGTTGGCTTGCAAGCCGTCAGTGGCCGGTCCACCCACTGGCTCCGGGACGTAAGACGCCGGCTGCCAACTGTGAACAGTGCCGCGTCCGCAGCCATGAACCCTCGGACTGCCCTTGCCATCGACAGGGCAAGTGGTGCCACGGCTTTCACAGCGCGACCACCGATCTCGCACGCATCGAGGACTGGTGGAGCAGGGAGCCCCGGGCAGGCGTCGCTGTGTCGTGCGGGCCCGCGCACCTCGTGGTGCTGGACGTCGACGCTCACGCGGCCCAGGTTCCGGACCGTGACCGGCTTCTGCCGGGCATCCAGATCCCGGAGCAGGTCGACCTCTCCGGGCTCGCCTCCGGCTTCGACACGCTGGCCCTCCTCGCGGCCTACCGCAAGGAAGCGAACCCGGCCGAGGACGAGACGACCCTGCGTGTCCGCACCCCCTCCGGTGGGCTCCACATCTGGTACGTCAACTCCCATCCCGCGGTTCGCTATCGCTCCTCCACCGGTTCCAGCCCCAGGACCGCCCTCGCCTGGCAGGTCGACGTACGGGCTCACGGCGGATACATCGTGGCCCCCACCACCCGTACGTCAGCGGGCGCGTACACACCCCTCGGTGAGGTTAGGGACCCGGCCCCGCTCCCCGCCTGGCTCTCTGCCGAACTACGGCGCACCGGCCACGTCATACAGGCGACCCCGGTCCCCGGCCCGAGGCCGGCCGGACGAGCGCGGCTTCCGAGAACCGGCGCCGGGCAGGCGCTCTTGCAGCCGCTCATCGAGACCGTTCGTGAATGTGCCGCCGCAGCCGAAGGAACAGGCTTCACGGAGAAACTCAACCGCGCGGCTTACACGGCCGGAGGACTCGCTGGAGCGGGGTACCTGAACCAGGCCGAAGCCCGCCAAGAACTGACAGAAGCCGCTCACTATGCTCGTCCGCATCAGACCCGCCGTAGTGAGACGATCATCGACGCAGCCCTTTCCGCAGGCGCCAGCCGTCCGTTCCATCCCAAAGGACTCGCATGA
- a CDS encoding DUF4241 domain-containing protein, whose protein sequence is MIFDSLDVSYGELWGSYRGMTHPNPMSCALAARKHAAGMDYAVLLSARERPLALIESWPRRMWRVYLFDDRSWCMQMIDFKPHSTGMLLARWNTRWQFASEQEYLSGKWDVQETTSVSADGQVEVKSESARRRGESTYPLLDRTAGPSSVPVRRFPAPLESFLCPVPEFGDWQVFAPFLAQQGHEPVKDVVLRDVSVAEGSGPLRATGIEQLFSPGVSNTVGGTAVFELVDAGLLRITSGQLAVSDPGWIRDPRTVAVPQGEFPVTLSLLRTTGGVDVAAARVTFLDVPPREWEMVLSPDEDLGLLGEGQFYGVGVDTGTAAFMDATRTVIEDQLDEDIFIPLDSSQFNVELPGTETEPNLIAFRAGQGDGTYPVWIGRTNDGQVGCVVVDFQLNSADEGE, encoded by the coding sequence GTGATCTTCGACAGTCTTGATGTGTCGTACGGCGAGTTGTGGGGTTCCTACCGTGGAATGACCCATCCGAACCCGATGTCGTGCGCGCTCGCGGCACGCAAGCATGCTGCCGGGATGGACTACGCCGTTCTGCTGTCCGCGCGGGAGCGACCACTGGCACTGATCGAATCCTGGCCGCGCCGGATGTGGCGTGTGTATCTGTTCGACGACAGGTCCTGGTGCATGCAGATGATCGACTTCAAGCCCCACAGCACGGGGATGTTGCTGGCTCGGTGGAACACCCGATGGCAGTTTGCCAGCGAGCAGGAGTACTTGAGCGGGAAGTGGGATGTCCAGGAGACCACGAGCGTCTCGGCCGACGGCCAGGTCGAGGTGAAGTCCGAGTCCGCCAGGCGCCGGGGAGAATCGACTTACCCACTGCTCGATCGAACGGCGGGCCCGTCGAGCGTCCCTGTGAGGCGGTTTCCGGCGCCCCTCGAAAGCTTCCTCTGCCCTGTACCGGAATTCGGTGACTGGCAGGTGTTCGCGCCGTTCCTCGCCCAGCAGGGCCACGAGCCCGTCAAGGACGTAGTCCTGAGAGACGTGTCGGTGGCCGAAGGGTCGGGACCGCTGCGCGCCACCGGAATAGAGCAACTGTTCAGTCCGGGCGTGAGTAACACTGTGGGCGGGACGGCCGTCTTCGAACTCGTCGACGCCGGCCTGCTGCGGATCACGTCAGGGCAGCTGGCTGTCTCTGACCCCGGCTGGATCAGAGACCCACGGACCGTCGCTGTGCCACAGGGCGAGTTCCCGGTCACGCTGTCGCTCTTGCGCACGACAGGCGGGGTCGATGTCGCCGCGGCCAGGGTGACGTTCCTGGACGTCCCGCCCCGCGAGTGGGAAATGGTCCTCAGCCCCGACGAGGACCTGGGGCTGCTCGGCGAGGGCCAGTTCTACGGGGTCGGCGTGGACACCGGTACAGCGGCTTTCATGGATGCGACTCGGACGGTGATCGAAGACCAGCTTGACGAGGACATTTTCATACCCCTCGACAGCAGCCAGTTCAACGTCGAACTGCCCGGTACGGAGACGGAGCCGAACCTCATCGCCTTCCGTGCCGGCCAGGGCGACGGGACCTACCCCGTCTGGATCGGCCGCACCAATGACGGACAGGTCGGATGTGTCGTCGTCGACTTCCAGCTCAATTCCGCCGACGAGGGAGAGTAG
- a CDS encoding DUF1877 family protein: MAGCIQDVDPSELSKAEVYPLIWDSPASLEWASDLFTPLTEFFQGAASAGHAMLIWID; this comes from the coding sequence ATGGCCGGCTGCATCCAGGATGTCGACCCCTCCGAACTCAGCAAGGCCGAGGTCTACCCCCTGATCTGGGACTCGCCTGCCTCGTTGGAGTGGGCCAGCGACCTGTTCACTCCCCTGACAGAGTTCTTCCAGGGCGCCGCGTCCGCCGGTCACGCGATGCTGATCTGGATCGACTGA
- a CDS encoding DUF4241 domain-containing protein, with product MQLSTEPGQVAGTGVAMVVEVGYARAWDLEACAPWRPVSAEEARERDAAGLPYVVVYREPGRKAPLEVRLVSWLDHYVGLWVYDAQGRRTYDLDMRLLDDPSRLLRRYSVGWYYTDPEMAEFDKACPRTTVDLLPDGRGARTEEPRGQGGGSSITSPAFRDDERWMDRHAFGEWPLVSAQVHGFIEPLDFEAAEVAEAAEPGDEDAPATCWRPPRPAQPGPISELFRPGLRVTDGYHPEMTVVEPLRVGTLRVPSGLLAVSGPDIDHGDGPRITVPVPPGEYVLDEARVRFSYHCEWRDAEVTTTDPTAVRLLVSETPAATWEMALGPDDDPRLFIDKQIAGFDTDGATGCFADAGAWEPLIALFERGLIQGEPDLDGYDDIDDGSMFMQRTRDETSGGELMAFATTGDGTYPVWVGRSEAGEVTGVVVLVDGMPELLPERDGTPAAAVV from the coding sequence TTGCAGCTCAGCACAGAGCCGGGGCAGGTAGCGGGAACAGGAGTGGCGATGGTCGTCGAGGTGGGGTACGCGCGGGCGTGGGACCTGGAGGCTTGTGCACCCTGGCGGCCGGTATCAGCCGAGGAGGCCCGGGAGCGGGATGCCGCCGGGCTTCCGTACGTTGTGGTCTACCGGGAACCGGGCCGTAAGGCTCCGCTGGAAGTCCGACTCGTCTCCTGGCTGGATCACTACGTCGGGCTGTGGGTCTACGACGCCCAGGGCCGCCGCACCTACGACCTGGACATGCGGCTGCTCGACGATCCGTCGCGGCTGCTGCGCCGGTACTCCGTCGGCTGGTACTACACAGACCCGGAGATGGCGGAGTTCGACAAGGCGTGCCCACGAACCACCGTGGACCTTCTCCCGGACGGGAGGGGCGCACGGACGGAGGAGCCGCGAGGGCAAGGCGGGGGCTCCTCCATCACCTCGCCCGCATTCCGGGACGACGAGCGCTGGATGGACCGACACGCCTTCGGGGAGTGGCCTCTGGTCTCGGCCCAGGTGCACGGGTTCATTGAGCCGCTCGACTTCGAGGCGGCTGAGGTGGCCGAGGCAGCCGAGCCGGGTGACGAAGACGCCCCCGCCACCTGCTGGCGTCCGCCGCGCCCCGCGCAGCCCGGGCCGATCAGCGAGTTGTTCCGGCCCGGGCTGCGCGTGACCGACGGGTATCACCCCGAGATGACCGTCGTGGAGCCGCTCCGGGTCGGCACCCTGCGCGTACCCAGCGGACTGCTGGCCGTCTCCGGCCCGGATATCGACCACGGCGACGGGCCACGCATCACGGTCCCCGTCCCGCCCGGGGAGTACGTACTCGACGAGGCACGGGTTCGCTTCAGCTACCACTGCGAATGGCGGGACGCCGAGGTCACGACCACGGATCCCACTGCCGTCCGTCTGCTCGTCAGCGAGACCCCCGCCGCGACCTGGGAGATGGCCCTCGGTCCGGACGACGATCCCCGGCTGTTCATCGACAAGCAGATAGCTGGCTTCGATACCGACGGCGCCACCGGCTGCTTCGCCGACGCCGGGGCCTGGGAGCCGCTCATCGCGCTCTTCGAGCGGGGGCTGATCCAGGGGGAACCGGACCTGGACGGGTACGACGACATCGACGACGGTTCCATGTTCATGCAGCGCACCCGGGACGAAACTTCCGGCGGCGAGCTCATGGCCTTCGCGACGACCGGGGACGGTACTTACCCGGTGTGGGTCGGCCGTTCCGAGGCTGGCGAGGTGACCGGCGTCGTGGTGCTGGTGGACGGGATGCCCGAGTTGCTCCCGGAGCGGGACGGAACTCCCGCTGCCGCAGTTGTGTAG